The following proteins are encoded in a genomic region of Cyclonatronum proteinivorum:
- a CDS encoding glycoside hydrolase family 17 protein, with product MKQLLIILSVITAVFLMTACASEPEHDFSGITITAADILGNPEYQAISYGGYRETTRDIQPTREQQIEDMRILEAMGVKLLRTYNVHYDEAANLLETIRVMREEDPDFEMYVMLGAWIDAKNSWTDEPERIRDQDAPRNADEIARAVELAQQYPEIVKIIAVGNEAMVHWATEYYVEPKIILNWVNHLQDLKAQGELPETLWITSSDDFASWGGGGEEYHNEDLNELIRAVDFISMHTYPMHNTHYNPQFWGVRDNEIGLSDSEKIHLAMDRAMALAIQHYDDVVAYMHSIGEDKPVHIGETGWATISNEYYAEGGANAIDEYKSARFYHDMRNWSNENNISVFYFEAFDEPWKDAGNPLGSENHFGLINIQAEAKFMLWDLVDEGVFEGLTRDGQPITKTFGGDKDAMMETVLVPPTDREIQARLAERE from the coding sequence ATGAAACAACTCCTTATCATCTTATCTGTAATAACCGCAGTTTTTCTTATGACCGCTTGCGCCTCCGAGCCCGAACATGATTTCTCCGGTATCACCATAACAGCCGCTGATATTCTGGGGAATCCTGAATATCAGGCTATTTCGTATGGCGGATACCGTGAAACAACCCGGGACATTCAGCCCACCCGGGAACAGCAAATCGAAGATATGCGCATACTCGAAGCGATGGGCGTAAAGTTGCTTCGCACTTATAATGTGCATTATGATGAAGCTGCGAACTTGCTTGAAACCATCCGTGTGATGCGTGAAGAAGATCCGGATTTTGAAATGTACGTGATGCTCGGTGCATGGATTGATGCCAAAAATTCATGGACGGATGAGCCTGAGCGTATTCGCGATCAGGACGCTCCCCGCAATGCCGATGAAATTGCACGTGCGGTTGAACTGGCGCAACAGTATCCGGAAATCGTAAAGATCATTGCAGTAGGTAATGAAGCTATGGTGCATTGGGCTACCGAATACTATGTGGAGCCTAAAATTATCCTAAACTGGGTTAACCATCTTCAGGATCTCAAAGCGCAGGGTGAATTGCCCGAGACCCTTTGGATTACATCCTCAGATGATTTCGCATCCTGGGGCGGTGGTGGTGAAGAGTACCACAATGAAGACCTGAATGAGCTGATCAGAGCGGTTGACTTCATCTCCATGCACACTTATCCCATGCACAACACCCACTACAATCCGCAATTCTGGGGTGTCAGAGATAATGAAATTGGCCTCAGCGACAGTGAGAAAATCCACCTCGCAATGGATCGTGCCATGGCGCTTGCGATTCAGCATTATGATGACGTCGTAGCCTATATGCACAGCATAGGTGAAGACAAGCCCGTACACATCGGGGAAACCGGCTGGGCAACCATCTCCAACGAATACTATGCGGAAGGCGGAGCCAATGCAATCGACGAGTACAAGTCAGCCCGCTTCTATCATGATATGCGCAACTGGAGCAACGAAAACAACATCTCCGTTTTCTACTTTGAAGCTTTTGACGAACCCTGGAAAGACGCGGGTAATCCGCTTGGATCTGAAAATCACTTCGGTCTCATCAATATTCAGGCAGAAGCAAAATTCATGCTTTGGGACCTTGTGGATGAAGGGGTATTTGAAGGCCTGACCCGCGACGGACAGCCCATTACCAAAACCTTTGGGGGCGATAAAGACGCCATGATGGAAACAGTACTCGTGCCTCCAACAGACCGCGAAATTCAGGCGCGCCTTGCTGAGCGTGAGTAA
- a CDS encoding MFS transporter: MSVTTTPAKDRVPFLEKAAFGSGHLVNNLLPGALGVFSFFLLTAFGMDPFLAGLLGGLPRLFDAITDPIMGYISDNTKSRFGRRRPYIFVGAILSGLLFMLLWQLDPDASQMYNFWYFLIFSLIYLIGNTMFSTPLIGLGYEMTFDYNERTRLMGFSQVIGQIAWMIVPWFWVLIANPDLFETQAQGVHQLAVIVGIACIVLGIMPALFCKEVDQTNLDKREKMTMASVLENLKELIRNMKLIAQNKPFARLCGSTFLVFNGFQMVASFSYFIIVFHMFNGDYGMAGTWPAWFSTVSALATAFLIIPIITMLANKYGKRNAFIISTIISIVGYLLKWWGFSPENPWLIFMPIPFMVFGIGGLFTLMMSMTADVCDYDELQHGMPRKEGSFGAIYWWMVKLGQGLALVLGGLVLKVVGFDPALSEQTAQTMVNLRLADIIIPSVTAALAVWVMWGYDLSEERAREIKDQLVARRGEL; encoded by the coding sequence ATGTCTGTAACTACGACTCCTGCGAAAGACAGGGTACCTTTTCTGGAAAAAGCGGCATTTGGCTCCGGACACCTGGTCAATAACCTGCTGCCAGGTGCTTTAGGCGTTTTCTCCTTCTTTCTGCTTACCGCTTTTGGGATGGATCCCTTCCTCGCAGGTTTGCTTGGCGGCCTTCCCCGACTGTTTGACGCCATCACCGACCCTATTATGGGGTACATATCTGACAACACCAAATCCCGGTTTGGCCGTCGCCGCCCCTACATTTTTGTGGGCGCCATTTTAAGTGGCTTGCTGTTTATGCTGTTATGGCAGCTTGACCCCGATGCCTCGCAAATGTACAATTTCTGGTATTTCCTGATTTTCTCCTTGATTTACCTGATTGGAAATACCATGTTCTCAACCCCTCTGATCGGGTTGGGGTATGAAATGACCTTCGACTACAACGAGCGTACCCGTCTGATGGGTTTTTCACAAGTTATTGGTCAGATTGCATGGATGATTGTACCTTGGTTCTGGGTACTTATTGCAAATCCTGATTTATTCGAAACACAGGCACAGGGGGTTCATCAGCTTGCTGTAATCGTAGGAATTGCGTGTATTGTGCTCGGAATCATGCCTGCATTGTTTTGTAAGGAAGTCGATCAGACAAACCTTGATAAGCGCGAGAAGATGACCATGGCATCCGTTTTGGAAAATCTGAAGGAGCTGATCAGGAATATGAAGCTAATTGCACAAAACAAGCCGTTTGCCCGCCTGTGTGGCTCGACCTTTCTGGTGTTTAACGGCTTTCAGATGGTAGCTTCCTTCAGTTACTTTATCATTGTGTTCCACATGTTCAACGGAGATTATGGCATGGCCGGAACATGGCCGGCATGGTTCTCTACCGTGAGTGCGCTGGCAACTGCATTTTTGATTATCCCGATTATCACCATGCTTGCCAACAAATACGGTAAGCGTAATGCCTTCATCATTTCAACCATCATTTCGATAGTGGGGTATCTCCTCAAGTGGTGGGGATTCAGCCCGGAAAACCCATGGCTTATCTTTATGCCAATTCCCTTCATGGTATTCGGAATCGGCGGATTGTTTACCCTGATGATGAGTATGACCGCTGACGTTTGCGACTATGATGAGCTTCAGCACGGAATGCCCCGGAAAGAAGGAAGCTTCGGCGCCATTTACTGGTGGATGGTTAAACTCGGCCAAGGCCTTGCACTCGTATTGGGTGGTCTCGTGCTTAAGGTTGTAGGTTTCGATCCAGCCCTTTCAGAGCAAACCGCACAAACCATGGTCAACTTAAGACTGGCAGATATTATCATTCCGTCGGTAACCGCAGCACTGGCCGTATGGGTTATGTGGGGTTATGATCTGAGCGAGGAAAGAGCAAGGGAAATTAAAGATCAGCTCGTTGCCCGCAGGGGTGAATTGTAA
- a CDS encoding glycoside hydrolase family 17 protein — MSFRKERFLSYAGVGSNDKTSYLQNLSADELDSLFMEIMQNGIHGLCFSLYEDGQKPGDHISEAQIRRRIEIIKPYAKWVRSFSCIEGNEFIPIVAKEHGMKTLVGAWLGHDEEKNREEIDALIKLGKEGKVDVAAVGNEVLYRKDLNLEELLGYMREVKEALPDIPVGYVDAYYEFVRRPELTDMCDLILCNCYPYWEGTAIEHSFGHMRHMFDLCVHAGNGKRILITETGWPSQGEGLGGAMPSRENAMKYFINTQLWANDNDVEVFYFSSFDESWKVGAEGEVGAYWGLWDKHEKLKYGA, encoded by the coding sequence ATGTCATTCAGAAAAGAAAGATTTCTTAGCTATGCAGGAGTAGGCTCCAACGATAAAACAAGTTACCTGCAGAACCTCTCCGCTGATGAGCTCGATAGCCTGTTTATGGAGATCATGCAAAACGGGATTCACGGCTTGTGCTTCAGTCTTTATGAAGATGGTCAGAAGCCGGGAGATCACATCAGTGAAGCCCAAATTCGCCGCCGCATTGAAATAATCAAGCCCTATGCAAAATGGGTACGCTCTTTTTCATGTATCGAAGGCAATGAGTTTATCCCTATTGTTGCGAAAGAGCATGGCATGAAAACCCTTGTTGGGGCCTGGCTCGGACACGATGAAGAAAAAAACCGTGAAGAAATCGACGCCCTTATTAAGCTCGGCAAAGAAGGCAAAGTTGATGTTGCTGCGGTAGGCAATGAAGTTCTGTACCGTAAAGACCTCAACCTCGAAGAACTGCTTGGTTATATGCGCGAAGTGAAAGAAGCGCTGCCGGATATCCCCGTAGGCTATGTTGACGCCTATTATGAATTCGTACGTCGTCCGGAACTCACAGACATGTGTGACCTCATTCTTTGTAATTGCTACCCTTACTGGGAAGGAACCGCTATCGAGCATAGCTTCGGACACATGCGTCACATGTTTGATCTTTGTGTACATGCCGGAAATGGCAAGCGCATCTTGATAACAGAGACCGGATGGCCAAGTCAGGGGGAAGGTCTCGGAGGCGCAATGCCATCCAGAGAAAATGCGATGAAGTATTTCATCAATACACAGCTTTGGGCCAATGATAATGATGTAGAAGTTTTCTACTTCTCATCCTTTGATGAGTCCTGGAAGGTTGGCGCGGAAGGAGAAGTCGGCGCGTACTGGGGGCTGTGGGACAAGCATGAGAAACTTAAATACGGCGCATGA
- a CDS encoding glycoside hydrolase family 17 protein — MSTFEKLNMEPGRAVCYSGFREGQQPGGPWPTYDQIVEDLHLMHPIWKHLRLYDVDKHAEIVLDAIQKEKLGFKVMLGAYIEAEMNNFNCPWGGGVFSEEQLEANVALNKSKMEKLIRLANQYPNIINSLSVGNEACVEWTDHYVHENSVLAYVKQVQAGAKQPVTFCENYVPWHFKLQKLAEAVDFISIHTYPVWEYKHIDEAIGYTKDNYYSVAHKYPHKPVVITEAGWATNSNGRGIDPGNVNETYQKIYFEKLMQWCEEEGILTYFFEAFDESWKGSPEPLEPEKHWGLFFIDRTPKMVLQEAQRS, encoded by the coding sequence ATGAGTACCTTTGAAAAACTCAACATGGAACCCGGAAGAGCAGTTTGCTATTCCGGGTTTCGTGAAGGGCAGCAGCCCGGAGGTCCCTGGCCTACTTACGATCAGATTGTAGAAGATTTGCACCTGATGCACCCGATCTGGAAGCACCTTAGGCTGTATGATGTTGATAAGCATGCTGAAATTGTGCTGGATGCCATCCAAAAAGAAAAGCTCGGTTTCAAAGTGATGCTGGGTGCTTACATTGAAGCTGAAATGAACAACTTCAATTGCCCCTGGGGAGGCGGTGTTTTCAGTGAAGAACAGCTGGAAGCCAACGTAGCCCTGAATAAGTCCAAAATGGAAAAGCTGATCAGGCTGGCCAATCAGTATCCCAATATCATCAACAGTCTTTCCGTAGGGAATGAAGCCTGCGTGGAGTGGACCGATCATTATGTGCACGAAAACAGCGTTCTGGCCTATGTGAAACAGGTTCAGGCGGGTGCAAAACAGCCGGTCACGTTTTGCGAAAACTACGTGCCCTGGCATTTCAAACTGCAAAAACTTGCCGAAGCGGTGGACTTTATCTCCATTCACACCTACCCGGTCTGGGAATACAAACACATTGACGAAGCTATTGGGTACACCAAGGATAATTACTATTCTGTAGCCCACAAGTATCCCCATAAGCCTGTGGTTATTACGGAAGCCGGATGGGCAACCAACTCCAACGGCAGAGGTATTGACCCGGGCAATGTGAATGAGACCTATCAAAAAATTTATTTTGAGAAGCTCATGCAATGGTGTGAAGAGGAAGGTATTTTAACCTACTTCTTTGAAGCCTTCGATGAATCCTGGAAAGGCTCCCCTGAACCTCTCGAACCGGAAAAGCACTGGGGGCTCTTTTTTATTGACAGAACGCCCAAAATGGTGCTACAGGAGGCACAAAGAAGTTAG
- a CDS encoding helix-turn-helix and ligand-binding sensor domain-containing protein, translated as MAAYSPSDYLNPGKIWDIATAPGGVVFMAADRGLLEYDGSQWRRFRGSDGFLRSVLVKSDSLIYTGSDLDFGRWVRSGDGNWEYTSLYPFRDELAGLAEEFWGVYEHNGFLYFVSASNLYVYRNQNLTKIVAPDRFSGSFFFEEALWLVDETQGLIRVTEFALQQLAPFPESGPQEIIGMFRDNNNLRLVTRESGLLSYRDRTIEPLNSPLAAELSEAGVFSYEAISDSVHAFGTIQNGLIIADAGGRVLHRINRNKGLLNNTVLSLHYSRYGKLWAGLDFGLNTFDLRSNYSFFYDLQGAFGTGYAALLHDETFYLGTNTGFYRTTWDNLSGSQLSPGFQPVPGLSGQVWSIHQIGGDILIAHDRGLFLYRDDTAVRLNAGRGVWTLVPFRSKLLAGTYNGISVFSREAETWTFTKQLEHIFGSVIQLVPESDEWLWVNIPNFGMVRTRLNDELLPVDRLLYPIADFEGDDAKIVVEGEDLFVLTSRFRYRYDFDTEQFEVAVPEYHLHLPCEVVPGVFAPLMLNDQWQFYPVSNGFMIEDLSREMDPAQFNTNFELRQSQIFSYQEERFWEPDDRIPSGLNNVRFRVLIPNESAMRYQYRLHTTQEWSVPQASDTIELVGLTRGRHELEIRAVMGGEIFAEKNFTLHVAPPWYLSWYMLLLLVLLFIAAWIIARRWHREILIDQKREMLRRQQQEMKKQAAHQRQAMLEKEQLRLRGELEKLERNLKSKTLELANRAKKGQDKNRILQDIKEKIDALEATSQVSKRRIVEIDKMLDSCIDLDDNTFEIQMNELHQEFFRKMKERFPDLSGNDLRLCAYVKLGFSAKEIADMLQIQPSSVYISRSRLRKKLNLDTEEDLYGFLNGIE; from the coding sequence ATGGCTGCATACAGTCCGTCAGATTACCTTAACCCAGGCAAAATCTGGGATATCGCCACAGCTCCCGGAGGAGTCGTGTTCATGGCAGCGGATCGCGGACTTTTGGAATACGACGGCAGTCAGTGGCGTCGCTTCAGGGGAAGTGACGGTTTCCTGCGTTCGGTACTGGTTAAATCCGACAGCCTCATTTATACCGGCTCAGATCTGGATTTTGGCCGGTGGGTTAGAAGCGGTGATGGAAACTGGGAGTATACTTCCCTGTATCCGTTTCGCGACGAGCTTGCCGGTCTTGCGGAGGAGTTCTGGGGCGTGTATGAGCACAATGGCTTCCTATACTTTGTTTCCGCCAGCAATCTCTATGTGTACCGGAATCAGAACCTGACCAAGATTGTTGCACCGGATCGCTTCAGCGGCAGTTTCTTTTTTGAGGAAGCCCTGTGGCTTGTAGATGAAACGCAGGGGTTGATTCGGGTTACGGAATTTGCCCTGCAGCAGCTTGCACCCTTTCCGGAATCAGGGCCACAGGAGATTATCGGGATGTTTCGGGATAACAACAATCTACGCCTGGTAACCCGTGAATCCGGACTCCTCAGCTATCGCGACCGGACCATTGAACCTCTTAATTCGCCGCTGGCAGCTGAATTATCTGAAGCGGGGGTGTTTAGCTATGAAGCGATTTCGGATTCTGTTCATGCATTCGGTACCATTCAGAACGGGCTCATCATTGCGGATGCGGGCGGACGCGTACTTCATCGTATCAACCGGAATAAAGGCTTGTTGAACAATACGGTTCTGAGCCTTCACTACAGCAGGTATGGGAAACTGTGGGCCGGACTCGATTTCGGGCTGAATACTTTTGACCTCCGCAGTAACTATTCTTTCTTTTATGATCTGCAGGGCGCTTTTGGCACCGGGTACGCAGCGCTTTTGCACGACGAAACCTTTTATTTAGGCACAAATACCGGATTTTATCGCACCACCTGGGATAACCTCAGCGGCAGTCAGCTTTCGCCAGGGTTTCAACCCGTACCCGGGCTCAGTGGTCAGGTATGGTCCATTCATCAGATTGGCGGCGATATTCTGATAGCCCATGACCGCGGGCTTTTCCTTTACCGTGATGACACAGCTGTTCGCCTGAATGCCGGCAGGGGAGTCTGGACACTTGTACCGTTCAGGTCAAAACTACTTGCAGGCACCTACAACGGCATATCGGTTTTCAGTCGGGAAGCAGAGACGTGGACTTTTACCAAACAGCTTGAGCATATTTTTGGCTCGGTCATTCAGCTTGTCCCTGAAAGTGATGAGTGGCTCTGGGTGAATATTCCGAATTTTGGCATGGTACGCACCCGCCTCAATGATGAGCTTTTACCTGTTGACCGCTTGCTGTATCCCATTGCTGATTTCGAAGGAGATGATGCCAAAATAGTTGTCGAGGGCGAAGATTTGTTCGTGCTGACAAGCCGCTTTAGGTACCGGTATGATTTCGACACGGAACAGTTTGAAGTAGCTGTTCCGGAGTATCATTTGCATTTACCTTGTGAAGTGGTCCCCGGCGTATTTGCCCCGCTGATGCTGAACGATCAATGGCAGTTTTATCCGGTCTCAAACGGTTTCATGATAGAGGATCTCAGTCGCGAAATGGATCCGGCTCAATTCAATACAAATTTTGAACTGCGGCAATCACAGATTTTTAGCTATCAGGAAGAGCGTTTTTGGGAACCGGACGATAGAATTCCAAGCGGCCTGAACAATGTGCGGTTCAGGGTACTCATCCCCAATGAAAGTGCCATGCGGTATCAGTACCGGCTGCATACAACGCAGGAGTGGAGTGTTCCGCAGGCTTCAGATACCATTGAACTCGTGGGATTAACCCGTGGGCGCCATGAGCTTGAGATCAGGGCGGTAATGGGCGGGGAAATATTTGCTGAGAAAAACTTTACGCTGCATGTAGCGCCTCCCTGGTACCTCAGCTGGTATATGCTACTCCTCTTAGTGCTCCTTTTTATTGCTGCCTGGATTATTGCCCGGCGCTGGCACCGTGAAATCCTCATAGATCAGAAAAGGGAAATGTTGCGGCGTCAGCAGCAGGAAATGAAAAAGCAGGCTGCGCATCAGCGTCAGGCAATGCTCGAAAAGGAACAGCTTCGACTTAGGGGAGAACTTGAAAAACTGGAGCGCAACCTGAAAAGTAAAACCCTTGAGCTCGCCAACAGAGCTAAAAAAGGGCAGGATAAAAACCGGATACTACAGGATATCAAAGAAAAAATAGATGCGCTTGAGGCTACTTCGCAGGTTTCGAAACGCCGTATCGTCGAAATAGACAAAATGCTGGATTCCTGTATAGATCTTGATGACAATACCTTCGAGATACAAATGAACGAGCTGCACCAGGAATTTTTCCGGAAGATGAAAGAACGTTTTCCGGATTTATCAGGAAACGACCTGCGCCTTTGTGCTTATGTGAAGCTTGGTTTCAGCGCAAAGGAAATTGCCGACATGCTGCAAATTCAGCCATCGAGTGTCTACATCAGCAGGTCAAGGCTTCGGAAAAAGCTCAATCTTGATACCGAGGAAGATCTCTATGGTTTCCTGAACGGCATTGAATAG
- a CDS encoding sugar porter family MFS transporter gives MNSQNAVVTRIAMIVALGGFLMGFDASVISGVVGFIEPEFGLSKIQLGWAVGSLTLTATLAMLVAGPLSDRYGRRMVLKAAAILFAVSAIGSALAPDFLTLVIARMIGGFGVGASLIIAPMYIAEIAPPKMRGRLVSFNQLNIVIGISTAFFTNYLILQWAQSDAGWAQALMFSEYTWRWMLGLETLPAILYFFGLYFVPKSPRWQIMTGNVAEARTTLNTIYGEAETDRQIEDVLKSLNADKDKEKVSMKEVFHPSLRLVLIIGVTLAILQQITGINAVFFYAPMIFEQSGIGTDAAFMQAILVGLTNLVFTVAAMLLIDRIGRKPLLVIGMSGITVMMLLLAWGFHSATYELTGQDIAAMEVPAEVQMQAAGLAGLSFQNDVQFKNAVANAIGDDAALEYQSAFLTAAIDINPALILFGILGFVASFAISIGPVMWVMFSELFPLRVRGLAVSFAGFINSGVSFSVQLVFPWELAVLGSSITFLIYGLFAAAGLIFIWRIVPETKNKSLEELEQQLVRNPS, from the coding sequence ATGAATAGTCAAAATGCAGTAGTTACCCGCATTGCTATGATCGTAGCGCTGGGTGGGTTTCTGATGGGATTCGACGCCTCGGTTATTTCCGGGGTTGTGGGTTTCATCGAACCGGAATTCGGTTTGTCAAAAATTCAGCTGGGCTGGGCTGTAGGCTCGCTGACCCTCACCGCAACCCTTGCAATGCTTGTAGCGGGTCCGCTGAGTGACCGCTACGGCAGGCGAATGGTGCTCAAAGCTGCGGCAATTTTGTTTGCGGTTTCCGCCATAGGTTCTGCGCTTGCACCGGATTTCCTGACCCTCGTTATCGCACGCATGATTGGCGGTTTCGGCGTAGGTGCTTCCCTCATCATCGCCCCTATGTATATTGCAGAAATTGCCCCGCCCAAAATGCGTGGCAGGCTCGTGAGCTTTAATCAGCTCAATATCGTCATCGGGATTTCGACCGCATTTTTCACTAACTACCTCATCCTGCAGTGGGCGCAGTCTGATGCCGGCTGGGCGCAGGCGCTGATGTTCAGTGAATACACCTGGCGATGGATGCTCGGCCTCGAAACCCTTCCCGCAATTCTCTATTTCTTCGGGCTCTACTTCGTACCCAAGAGTCCGCGCTGGCAGATCATGACCGGAAATGTTGCGGAAGCCCGCACGACGCTCAACACCATCTACGGTGAAGCAGAAACAGACCGTCAGATCGAAGATGTTTTGAAGAGCCTCAATGCGGATAAGGACAAAGAAAAAGTTTCGATGAAGGAAGTATTTCATCCTTCGCTTCGGCTGGTTTTGATTATCGGCGTCACCCTCGCCATTTTGCAGCAGATCACGGGTATAAACGCCGTCTTCTTTTATGCCCCGATGATCTTTGAGCAGTCCGGTATCGGCACCGATGCGGCATTCATGCAGGCAATTCTCGTGGGACTTACCAACCTCGTCTTTACCGTCGCTGCCATGCTCCTCATTGACCGCATCGGCCGAAAACCGCTACTGGTTATAGGCATGAGCGGCATTACGGTGATGATGCTCCTCCTGGCCTGGGGCTTTCACTCGGCAACCTATGAACTCACCGGGCAGGACATTGCCGCTATGGAAGTGCCCGCAGAAGTACAAATGCAGGCGGCGGGACTGGCCGGGCTTTCCTTTCAAAACGATGTGCAGTTCAAAAACGCGGTAGCAAATGCCATCGGAGACGATGCTGCCCTTGAATATCAGTCGGCGTTTCTGACGGCCGCCATTGATATCAATCCTGCCCTGATCCTGTTTGGCATACTGGGCTTTGTAGCCTCCTTTGCCATCTCCATCGGACCCGTGATGTGGGTGATGTTTTCGGAGTTGTTTCCGCTTCGGGTGCGCGGCCTTGCGGTCTCGTTTGCCGGCTTTATCAACTCCGGGGTGAGCTTCTCCGTGCAGCTGGTTTTCCCCTGGGAGCTTGCGGTGCTGGGCAGCAGCATCACCTTCCTGATTTACGGCCTCTTTGCCGCCGCAGGCCTCATCTTCATCTGGCGCATTGTGCCCGAAACCAAAAATAAATCGCTCGAAGAACTCGAGCAGCAACTCGTGAGGAATCCATCATGA